The following proteins are co-located in the Pomacea canaliculata isolate SZHN2017 linkage group LG8, ASM307304v1, whole genome shotgun sequence genome:
- the LOC112571038 gene encoding uncharacterized protein LOC112571038, whose amino-acid sequence MALRMTLLPVATILITWTATSLGSPLEIYDLTHEIGQDPMSWPLFPKFNFTIQMRGRQPAGYWLESNTFEMAEHSGTHMDAPSHFTEGGLRVHQIPASRLIGPGVVIDVTEKVASNPEYLVSEGDLQEWEQNHGRIPDGAVILMRSGWSSRYPERQRILNTRNIMDINSFRFPGFKVDAAQWLASHRNITAVGVDTPSPDNRLNYGDGKGYPVHTTLLPKGILILENVRMTADVPPSGTIVIVGVINLSEGSGSPMRLFAVRNGLWSRGVSSSTRPSHLMAFFMLLLVWRTPSLGC is encoded by the exons ATGGCCCTCAGAATGACGCTGCTTCCTGTGGCAACCATCCTGATCACGTGGACTGCGACGTCACTAGGGTCTCCCCTAGAAATCTACGACTTGACGCACGAGATTGGACAAGACCCAATGTCCTGGCCGTTATTTCCCAAGTTCAACTTCACCATCCAGATGAGAGGACGCCAGCCAGCAGGATACTG GCTGGAAAGTAACACATTCGAAATGGCCGAACACAGTGGTACTCACATGGACGCCCCCTCCCACTTTACGGAGGGAGGTTTGCGCGTGCATCAGATACCCGCTTCTCGCCTCATCGGACCAGGAGTCGTCATCGACGTGACGGAGAAGGTCGCCTCCAACCCCGAGTACCTAGTGAGCGAAGGTGACCTACAG GAGTGGGAACAAAACCATGGAAGAATCCCCGACGGTGCAGTGATACTGATGAGGAGCGGATGGAGCAGCCGGTATCCAGAAAGGCAAAGAATCTTAAACACACGGAACATTATGGATATAAACAGTTTCCGCTTTCCAG GTTTCAAGGTAGATGCTGCTCAATGGCTGGCCAGTCACCGGAACATCACCGCAGTTGGAGTCGACACCCCAAGCCCGGACAACCGCCTCAACTATGGTGACGGCAAAGGGTACCCCGTGCACACG ACTCTGCTGCCCAAAGGTATCCTCATCCTGGAGAACGTGCGCATGACGGCGGATGTCCCCCCTTCCGGCACCATCGTCATTGTGGGCGTCATCAACCTGAGCGAGGGTAGTGGAAGTCCAATGCGACTGTTTGCAGTCCGTAACGGCCTGTGGTCCAGAGGCGTCAGCTCCTCCACGCGACCTTCTCATCTGATGGCATTTTTCATGCTCCTCCTGGTGTGGAGGACCCCGTCTCTCGGATGCTGA